A genomic window from Solanum stenotomum isolate F172 chromosome 10, ASM1918654v1, whole genome shotgun sequence includes:
- the LOC125842195 gene encoding catechol oxidase B, chloroplastic — protein sequence MSSSSTTTLPLCTNKSLSSSFTTNNSSFLSKPSQLFLHGRRNQSFKVSCNANNNVGEHDKNLDAVDRRNVLLGLGGLYGAANLAPLASASPIPPPDLKSCGVAHVKEGVDVSYSCCPPVPDDIDSVPYYKFPPMTKLRIRPPAHAADEEYVAKYQLATSRMRELDKDSFDPLGFKQQANIHCAYCNGAYKVGGKELQVHFSWLFFPFHRWYLYFYERILGSLINDPTFALPYWNWDHPKGMRIPPMFDREGSSLYDDKRNQNHRNGTIIDLGHFGKEVDTPQLQIMTNNLTLMYRQMVTNAPCPSQFFGAAYPLGTKPSPGMGTIENIPHTPVHIWTGDSPRQKNGENMGNFYSAGLDPIFYCHHANVDRMWDEWKLIGGKRRDLSNKDWLNSEFFFYDENRNPYRVKVRDCLDSKKMGFGYAPMPTPWRNFKPIRKTTAGKVNTASIAPVTKVFPLAKLDRAISFSITRPASSRTTQEKNEQEEILTFNKIAYDDTQYVRFDVFLNVDKTVNADELDKAEFAGSYTSLPHVHGNNTNHVTSVTFTLAITELLEDIGLEDEDTIAVTLVPKVGGEGVSIESVEIKLEDC from the exons ATGTCTTCTTCTAGTACTACTACTCTTCCATTATGCACCAACAAATCCCTCTCTTCTTCCTTCACCACCAACAACTCATCTTTCTtatcaaaaccctctcaactTTTCCTCCACGGAAGGCGTAATCAAAGTTTCAAGGTTTCATGCAACGCCAACAATAATGTTGGCGAGCATGACAAAAACCTTGACGCTGTTGATAGGCGAAATGTTCTTTTAGGGCTAGGAGGTCTTTATGGTGCTGCTAATCTTGCACCATTAGCCTCTGCTTCTCCTATACCACCTCCTGATCTAAAATCTTGTGGTGTTGCCCATGTAAAAGAAGGTGTTGATGTGTCATACAGTTGTTGCCCTCCTGTACCCGATGATATCGATAGCGTTCCGTACTACAAGTTCCCTCCTATGACTAAACTCCGCATCCGCCCCCCTGCTCATGCGGCGGATGAGGAGTATGTAGCCAAGTATCAATTGGCTACGAGTCGAATGAGGGAACTTGATAAAGACTCTTTTGACCCTCTTGGGTTTAAACAACAAGCTAATATTCATTGTGCTTATTGTAACGGTGCTTATAAAGTTGGTGGTAAAGAGTTGCAAGTTCATTTCTCGTGGCTTTTCTTTCCGTTTCATAGATGGTACTTGTACTTCTACGAAAGAATTTTGGGATCACTTATTAATGATCCAACTTTTGCTTTACCATATTGGAATTGGGATCATCCAAAAGGTATGCGTATACCTCCCATGTTTGATCGTGAGGGGTCATCTCTTTACGATGACAAACGTAACCAAAACCATCGCAATGGAACTATTATTGATCTTGGTCATTTTGGTAAGGAAGTTGACACACCTCAGCTCCAGATAATGACTAATAATTTAACACTAATGTACCGTCAAATGGTGACTAATGCTCCTTGTCCGTCCCAATTCTTCGGTGCTGCTTACCCTCTGGGGACTAAACCAAGTCCGGGAATGGGTACTATTGAGAACATCCCTCATACCCCGGTCCATATCTGGACTGGTGATAGTCCTAGACAAAAAAACGGTGAAAACATGGGTAATTTCTATTCAGCCGGTTTAGACCCGATTTTTTACTGTCACCACGCAAATGTGGACCGGATGTGGGATGAATGGAAATTAATTGGCGGGAAAAGAAGGGATCTATCAAATAAAGATTGGTTGAACTCAGAATTCTTTTTCTACGATGAAAATCGCAACCCTTACCGTGTGAAAGTCCGTGACTGTTTGGACAGTAAAAAAATGGGATTCGGTTACGCTCCAATGCCAACTCCATGGCGTAATTTTAAACCAATCAGAAAAACTACAGCAGGAAAAGTGAATACAGCGTCAATTGCACCAGTCACCAAGGTGTTCCCACTAGCGAAGCTGGACCGTGCGATTTCGTTCTCTATCACCAGACCAGCTTCGTCAAGGACTACACAGGAGAAAAATGAGCAAGAGGAGATACTGACATTCAACAAAATAGCCTATGATGATACTCAGTATGTAAGGTTCGATGTGTTCCTGAACGTTGACAAGACTGTGAATGCGGATGAGCTTGATAAGGCGGAGTTTGCGGGGAGTTATACTAGCTTGCCTCATGTTCATGGAAATAATACTAATCATGTTACGAGTGTTACTTTCACGCTGGCGATAACAGAACTGTTGGAGGATATTGGATTGGAAGATGAAGATACTATTGCGGTAACTTTGGTTCCAAAAGTAGGTGGTGAAG GCGTATCCATTGAAAGTGTGGAGATCAAGCTTGAGGATTGTTAA